The Ranitomeya imitator isolate aRanImi1 chromosome 3, aRanImi1.pri, whole genome shotgun sequence genome has a window encoding:
- the LOC138672541 gene encoding uncharacterized protein, with the protein MLTSGERSVVAAALVFEAARLQEERRPKRKRRMWTRSWLQKRSTLSHMGLIRELRDNNPHDFRNYLRMSEESFKIILAAVTPLIQRRDTPMRAAVPVDERLAVTLRFLATGRSLQDLQFSAAFSRPLLSVVIPETCEAIVQSLRHYMEFPKTADDWKRIASDFDQLWQFPNCGGALDGKHVRITQPANSGSFFYNYKGYFSVILMALVNANYEFVDVDVGMNGRVSDGGVFEHTSFGESLRNNQLQLPQNEDTKANLNFVFIADEAFPLHPHLLKPFAQRTLTAERRIYNYRLSRARRVVENAFGILANRFRVFHTAINLKLPSIDFVVLACCVLHNFLRRHDTSSYSPPSFIDAVDPRTGDIVPGEWRTQPENLAALQALGSGRQADDARDCREKYCLYFNGSGAVPWQDHAV; encoded by the exons atgctcacttccggtgagaggtctgtcgttgctgctgccctggtgtttgaggcagcacgtctccaagaggagagacgtcctaaacgaaaacgtcgcatgtggacccggagctggctgcagaaaagatccacattgtcacacatgggtctcataagagagttacgtgataataaccctcatgatttccgaaactaccttaggatgtcagaggaatcGTTCAAGATTATACttgctgctgttacgccactcatacaaaggcgtgatacgccgatgcgtgcagccgtgcccgtggatgaaaggttggcggtgacactgcggttcctggctacaggaaggtctcttcaggatttgcagttttccgcagcttttTCCAGACCTttactgagcgttgtgattccggagacatgtgaggccattgtgcagagcttaaggcattatatggag tttcccaagacggcggatgactggaagaggattgcttccgattttgatcagctgtggcagtttccaaactgcggtggtgcattagatggaaagcatgtgcgcatcacgcaaccagccaactctggatcctttttttacaactataaaggatatttcagtgtgatcctcatggcccttgtcaatgcgaactatgagttcgtggatgtggatgttggcatgaatggtcgagtctccgatggtggtgtttttgaacacacttcatttggggaaagcttgaggaacaatcaactgcagttgccacaaaatgaagacacaaaagcaaacctcaattttgttttcatcgcagatgaagctttccctcttcatccacatctgctgaagccatttgcgcagCGAACACTCACAGCGGAGCGCAGAATCTATAATTACCGGTTGtctagggcccgtcgtgtggttgaaaatgcctttgggattctggcaaatcggtttagagttttccacacagctatcaacttgaagctgccgtctatagactttgtggttttggcatgctgtgtgctccataatttcctgagacgtcatgatacgagctcctattctcctccttcgtttattgatgcagtggacccaagaaccggagatattgtgcccggggaatggcgtacacaaccagaAAATTTAGCAGCTCTTCAAGCGctgggatctggcagacaggcagacgatgcaagggactgtcgagaaaaatactgtctgtactttaatggttctggagctgtaccctggcaggatcacgccgtatga